A genomic stretch from Microtus pennsylvanicus isolate mMicPen1 chromosome 11, mMicPen1.hap1, whole genome shotgun sequence includes:
- the Ccr7 gene encoding C-C chemokine receptor type 7, with protein sequence MDLGKPMKNVLVVAFLVIFQVCFCQDEVTDDYFVENTTVDYTQYESVCFKKDVRNFKAWFLPIMYSVICFVGLMGNGLVVLTYIYFKRLKTMTDTYLLNLAVADILFLLILPFWAYSAAKSWIFGVYLCKCIFGIYKVSFFSGMLLLLCISIDRYVAIVQAVSAHRHRARVLLISKLSCVFIWMLALLLSTPELLYSGLQKSYSEDTWRCSLITDHVEALITIQVAQMVIGFLVPLLAMSFCYLVIIRTLLQARNFERNKAIKVIIAVVVVFIVFQAPYNGVVLAQTVANFNITNSSCELSKQLNIAYDVTYSLACVRCCVNPFLYAFIGVKFRSDLFKLFKDLGCLSQEQLRQWSSCRHVRHASMSMEAETTTTFSP encoded by the exons ATGGACCTGG GCAAGCCCATGAAAAACGTGCTGGTGGTGGCTTTCCTTGTCATATTCCAG GTGTGCTTCTGCCAAGACGAAGTCACAGATGACTACTTTGTTGAGAACACCACAGTGGACTATACCCAGTATGAGTCGGTGTGCTTCAAGAAAGACGTGCGGAACTTTAAGGCCTGGTTCCTCCCTATCATGTATTCGGTCATTTGCTTCGTGGGCCTGATGGGCAATGGGCTGGTGGTGTTGACCTACATCTATTTCAAGAGGCTCAAGACCATGACGGACACCTACCTGCTCAACCTGGCAGTGGCCgacatcctcttcctcctcatcctccccttctggGCCTATAGCGCAGCCAAGTCCTGGATCTTTGGGGTCTACCTGTGCAAGTGTATCTTTGGCATCTATAAAGTGAGCTTCTTCAGCGGCATGCTCTTGCTCCTCTGCATCAGCATCGACCGCTACGTGGCCATCGTCCAGGCCGTGTCAGCCCACCGCCACCGCGCCCGCGTGCTTCTCATCAGCAAACTGTCGTGCGTTTTTATCTGGATGCTGGCCCTATTGCTTTCCACCCCGGAACTGCTCTACAGCGGCCTCCAGAAGAGCTACAGCGAGGACACGTGGAGATGCTCGCTCATCACTGACCACGTGGAGGCCTTGATCACCATCCAAGTGGCCCAGATGGTCATCGGCTTTTTAGTGCCTCTGCTGGCCATGAGCTTCTGCTACCTCGTCATCATCCGCACCCTGCTCCAGGCACGAAACTTCGAGCGGAACAAGGCCATCAAGGTGATCATTGCTGTCGTGGTGGTGTTCATTGTCTTCCAGGCGCCCTACAATGGAGTGGTCCTGGCCCAGACGGTGGCCAATTTCAACATCACCAACAGCAGCTGTGAACTCAGCAAGCAGCTCAACATCGCCTATGACGTCACCTACAGCCTGGCCTGTGTCCGCTGCTGCGTCAACCCTTTCTTGTATGCCTTCATTGGGGTCAAGTTCCGCAGCGACCTCTTTAAGCTCTTCAAGGACCTGGGCTGCCTCAGCCAGGAGCAGCTCCGGCAGTGGTCTTCCTGCCGGCACGTGCGACATGCTTCCATGAGCATGGAGGCCGAGACCACCACCACCTTCTCCCCATAA
- the LOC142831823 gene encoding uncharacterized protein LOC142831823 — MERKLSPFDAVQDPSPGTSRSLLSPTGKLFTWNPSAAPPGADHVFPQLLRKATESRQITKSHFKNTPEEVLRLRQSQGFKGGAQIGFQSQLLKGQAYGHALPRPLSPLFLALHSAAFVSKVSRLVT, encoded by the exons ATGGAGCGCAAGCTCTCTCCTTTTGATGCAGTCCAAGACCCAAGCCCAGGCACCAGCCGCTCACTTCTGAG CCCAACAGGCAAGCTGTTTACATGGAATCCAAGTGCTGCTCCGCCAGGGGCCGACCACGTTTTTCCACAGCTGCTGAGAAAGGCGACTGAGTCGAGGCAAATAACAAAAAGCCACTTCAAAAACACACCAGAAGAAGTCTTGAGGCTGAGACAATCACAG ggtttcaaAGGTGGAGCCCAGATCGGCTTCCAGTCTCAGCTCCTGAAGGGCCAAGCTTACGGACATGCACTACCACGCCCTCTTAGCCCTCTGTTTCTCGCCCTGCACAGTGCAGCCTTTGTTTCCAAG gTGTCTCGTCTTGTCACTTGA